Proteins encoded together in one Nostoc sp. PCC 7524 window:
- a CDS encoding class IIb bacteriocin, lactobin A/cerein 7B family, whose translation MADIKVNNLQPMAEYEELSDLELESVVGGIGPLAFAVGITLGVGVLPVSPLILLAATRK comes from the coding sequence ATGGCTGATATCAAAGTAAACAATCTTCAACCAATGGCAGAATATGAAGAACTGTCAGATTTGGAATTAGAGTCCGTAGTCGGTGGTATTGGTCCGTTGGCTTTTGCGGTAGGCATAACGTTAGGGGTAGGTGTGTTACCAGTCTCGCCTCTGATTTTATTAGCGGCTACCAGGAAATAA
- a CDS encoding Uma2 family endonuclease: MTLTIQDVERLQQKLQEEQQDYQVELQEGNILVMGPSDIESSEIGAELIRLLGNWIKPRKLGRIFDSSGGFIMPNTDLRAPDVSFVAAARLKRTVRDFAQLVPDLVVEIKSKTDRISKLEEKVKLFLDLGARIGILINPDELTVSVYRPNGDVKVFTDEDKLTINELFPGWEIAISELWPPVFE, translated from the coding sequence ATGACTCTGACTATTCAAGATGTCGAAAGACTACAACAAAAGCTACAAGAAGAACAGCAGGACTATCAAGTAGAACTGCAAGAGGGAAATATCTTAGTTATGGGGCCATCAGATATCGAATCTAGTGAAATTGGGGCTGAATTAATCAGGTTATTAGGTAATTGGATCAAACCCCGTAAACTTGGGCGGATATTCGACTCAAGCGGCGGGTTTATTATGCCGAATACTGATTTACGCGCCCCAGATGTTTCTTTCGTAGCAGCAGCAAGATTAAAACGAACTGTGAGAGATTTTGCTCAGTTAGTACCTGATTTAGTTGTAGAAATTAAATCGAAAACAGATAGAATTTCTAAGTTAGAAGAGAAAGTAAAATTATTTTTAGATTTAGGTGCAAGGATAGGAATATTAATAAACCCAGATGAATTAACTGTAAGTGTATATCGTCCTAATGGTGATGTGAAAGTTTTCACCGATGAGGATAAGTTAACTATTAATGAGTTATTTCCTGGTTGGGAGATTGCGATTTCTGAACTATGGCCACCTGTATTTGAATAA